Proteins found in one Triticum aestivum cultivar Chinese Spring chromosome 4D, IWGSC CS RefSeq v2.1, whole genome shotgun sequence genomic segment:
- the LOC123099832 gene encoding cilia- and flagella-associated protein 251-like has product EEEEEEEEEEEEEEEEEEEEEEEEEEEEGEEEEEEEEEEEEEEEEEEEEEEEEEEEEEEEEEEEEEEEEEEEEEEEEEEEEEDEDEEEDEEEGEEEEEEEEEEEEEEEEEEEEEEEEEEEEEEEEEEEEEEEEEEEEEEEEEEEEEEEEEEEEEEEEEEEEEEEEEEEEEEEEEEEEEEEEEEEEEEEEEEEEEEEEEEEEEEEEE; this is encoded by the exons gaagaagaagaagaagaagaagaagaagaagaagaagaagaagaagaagaagaagaagaagaagaagaagaagaagaagaagaaggagaag aggaagaagaagaagaggaagaagaagaggaggaagaagaggaggaagaagaagaggaagaagaagaggaagaagaagaagaggaagaagaagaagaagaagaagaagaagaagaggaagaagaagaagaagaagaagaagaagaagaagaagaagacgaagacgaagaagaagacgaagaagaaggcgaagaagaagaagaagaagaagaagaagaagaagaagaagaagaagaagaagaagaagaagaagaagaagaagaagaagaagaagaagaagaagaagaagaagaagaggaagaagaagaggaagaagaagaggaagaagaagaggaagaagaagaggaagaagaagaggaagaagaagaggaggaagaagaagaggaagaagaagaggaagaagaagaagaggaagaggaagaagaggaagaagaagaagaagaagaagaagaagaagaagaagaagaagaagaagaagaagaagaagaagaagaagaagaagaagaagaagaagaagaagaagaagaa
- the LOC123100112 gene encoding cilia- and flagella-associated protein 251-like, translated as EGEGEEGEEEEEEGEEEEEEEEEEEEEEEEEEDEEEEEEEEEEEEEEEEDEEEDEEEEEEEEEEEEEEEEEEEEEEEEEEEEEEEEEEEEEEEEEEEEEEEEEDEEEEEEEEEEEEEEDEEEDEEEEEEEEDEEEDEEEEEEEEEEEDEEEDEEEEEEDEEEDEEEEEEEEEEEEEEEEEEEEEEEEEEEEDDDDDDEEDDEEEDEEEVEE; from the coding sequence gaaggagaaggagaagaaggagaagaagaagaagaagaaggagaagaagaagaagaagaagaagaagaagaagaagaagaagaagaagaagaagaagacgaagaagaagaagaagaagaagaagaagaagaagaagaagaagaagaagacgaagaagaagacgaagaagaagaagaagaagaagaagaagaagaggaagaagaagaagaagaagaagaagaagaagaagaagaagaagaagaagaagaagaagaagaagaagaagaagaagaagaagaagaagaagaagaagaagaagaagaagaagaagacgaagaagaagaagaagaagaagaagaagaagaagaagaagaagacgaagaagaagacgaagaagaagaagaagaagaagaagacgaagaagaagacgaagaagaagaagaagaagaagaagaagaagaagatgaagaggaagatgaagaagaagaagaagaagatgaagaagaagacgaagaagaagaagaagaagaagaagaagaagaagaagaagaagaagaagaagaagaagaagaagaagaagaagaagaagaagaagatgatgatgatgatgatgaagaagatgatgaagaggaagatgaagaggaagtagaagaa